One genomic segment of Ricinus communis isolate WT05 ecotype wild-type chromosome 5, ASM1957865v1, whole genome shotgun sequence includes these proteins:
- the LOC8289601 gene encoding phenolic glucoside malonyltransferase 1 produces MASSNGRVRVVDVCRITPSLDSPASAAELSLPLTFFDTFWIKFHPVERIFFYQLSDSTPALFDSVILPKLKHSLALALLHYLPLAGSLVWPPDADKPFIFYAPNNSAVSVTIAESDADFHHLAGNGIREAVESRSYIPELPVSDTTAAVISFQATLFPNQGFCIGVSSHHAILDGHSVTMFMKAWANLCKSQSEKEKKPSLSPEQVPIIDRTIIQDPEGISMVYLNNWLEIASRVDLGHNPRSLKLLSQPPKTNRVRGTFELSREDIKKLRQKVLLHYQFDNSMHLSTFVLSYAYVAVNVLKARGLERHRKVMFAIIADCRARLDPPLPANYFGNCVSIHTAEVEPEGLMQENGLFFAVERLSEKIKRLEKGALEGAKEKISTFMAIKPGSIEAIGTAGSPRFGVYSTDFGWGRPKKVEITSIDRSTGTISLAESRDGTGGVEVGVVLAKHEMEMFDSLFVNGLKDV; encoded by the coding sequence ATGGCTTCAAGCAATGGCAGAGTAAGAGTAGTTGATGTTTGCCGAATCACTCCTTCCTTGGACTCTCCTGCATCAGCCGCGGagctctctcttcctctcacTTTCTTCGACACATTCTGGATTAAATTCCACCCAGTTGAGCGTATCTTCTTCTACCAACTCTCCGATTCAACCCCTGCCCTTTTTGACTCTGTCATTCTTCCTAAACTCAAGCACTCCCTCGCCCTTGCTCTCCTCCATTATCTCCCTCTCGCCGGCAGCCTCGTTTGGCCACCAGACGCTGACAAGCCCTTCATCTTTTATGCCCCAAATAACAGTGCCGTTTCGGTCACGATTGCGGAGTCTGATGCAGACTTTCACCATCTAGCAGGGAATGGGATTCGTGAAGCTGTTGAATCACGTTCTTACATACCTGAGTTGCCTGTATCTGACACAACAGCAGCGGTTATTTCCTTTCAAGCAACGTTGTTCCCTAATCAAGGTTTTTGCATTGGCGTCTCTTCTCATCATGCCATTCTTGATGGGCATAGCGTAACCATGTTCATGAAAGCATGGGCTAACTTATGCAAATCACAGAgcgaaaaagaaaagaaaccaaGTCTTTCACCAGAGCAAGTTCCCATCATTGATCGGACAATTATTCAAGATCCAGAAGGGATTAGCATGGTGTACTTGAACAATTGGTTAGAAATTGCGTCACGAGTGGATTTGGGCCATAATCCTAGAAGCTTGAAGCTATTATCACAACCACCTAAAACTAACCGAGTACGAGGAACATTCGAGTTGTCTCGAGAAGATATAAAGAAACTCAGGCAAAAGGTTCTATTACATTACCAATTTGACAACTCAATGCATTTATCAACTTTTGTGCTCTCTTATGCATATGTAGCTGTCAACGTTCTTAAAGCAAGAGGACTGGAAAGACATAGAAAGGTGATGTTTGCAATTATCGCAGACTGTAGAGCCCGTTTAGACCCTCCATTACCTGCAAATTATTTTGGGAATTGCGTTAGCATCCATACTGCAGAAGTAGAACCAGAAGGTCTCATGCAAGAAAATGGGCTTTTCTTTGCTGTTGAAAGGCTTAgcgagaaaataaaaaggctaGAGAAAGGAGCTCTTGAAGGAGCTAAAGAGAAGATTTCAACATTTATGGCTATTAAGCCAGGCTCTATAGAAGCCATTGGGACAGCCGGGTCACCTCGATTCGGGGTTTACTCGACAGATTTTGGGTGGGGAAGGCCAAAGAAGGTGGAGATTACATCCATTGATAGGAGTACTGGAACCATTTCTTTGGCGGAAAGCAGAGATGGGACTGGTGGAGTCGAAGTTGGTGTAGTTTTGGCGAAACATGAAATGGAAATGTTTGATTCTCTTTTTGTTAATGGTCTTAAAGATGTTTAA